In one window of Opitutus sp. GAS368 DNA:
- a CDS encoding FG-GAP-like repeat-containing protein, with the protein MFATLSPADTGIITENNYADPRENKTGYKDPRMGQGHYDEFAVGAIGTGVAIGDYDGDGRPDIFVVSKTESCRLFRNLGNWKFEDVTAKAGVEDKGEAAAIWKQGATFVDVNNDGLLDIYVCRYNAPNLLYINQGDGTFKEEAHAYGLDVKDASVMAAFCDYDRDGWLDVLIQTNLLDGATHPNGQRNLLFHNNRDGTFTNVTDRAGISGEAQGHSAIWWDYDGDGWPDIYVANDFAAPDVLYHNNRDGTFTNVIDQVVPHMPYSSMGSDLGDLNNDGLIDLMATEMAATTHQKDQRTMAPTRGQSLDPPDSSTAVPQYYHNALYLNTGTGHCLEAAFLTGLDATDWTWSVRFEDLDNDGRLDLHVTNGMHRELHNTDLISRLGSAQSLAERQRMQRNAPVLVEHNLAFRNLGDLKFENVSKAWGLDENGVSFGAAFGDLDGDGDLDLVYTNYKKGVTVLRNDSDTGHRVIFALRGTQSNRFGVGAVIRIETDAGIQVRQLVLARGVLSSSEPVLHFGLGESTLIKRVTVSWPSGQIQSFANLAVDRKFTVTEPAAPAALPANPPVRPTGQFTEVSQAMNLSLVAHENAVDELGANSLLPVRQNRRGPGVAVGDLNGDGKDDLIFGGTPLDAAQVRLAGPDNQFVGGPVRALAGDMPVNDGPSLIFDADGDGTNDLLLTASGVGQPAGSPAYQPRLYLNDGHGNLRPAPADALPPLSLSVGAVAAADFNRDGLLDVFLGAKVVPGLYPLAPSSALLVNHGGRFEDVTDTLAPGLRAVGMVTSALWSDVDGDGWPDLLLTLEWGNVKYFHNNQGKGFEDWTEKAGFAAAGTGWWTSIAAADFNEDGRIDYVVGNLGLNTQYRADASHPALLFAGDFKGDGSQQLIEAYYEGDRLYPWRTRASLGAAIPSVLKRFPRNDTYARATLDEIFGEEKLAAAQRYAATEFRSGVFLSQPDGTYRFEALPHLAQIAPLQGIVAGDFDGDGHADIYTVQNSYAPTPVVGRFDGGLSQLLRGDGQGHFTCVPPIESGLIVTGDAKALAVVDLNQDGWPDFVVTRNNSASLAFLNQGMKERHSLRIQLRGPAGNPTAIGARVTLELADGTTRTGEVYAGSGYFSQSTAACFFGYLPANPPRQIHVRWPSGATSTHPIPPQSSTIVLAAPTP; encoded by the coding sequence ATGTTTGCCACGCTGTCTCCCGCCGACACCGGCATCATAACTGAAAATAACTATGCTGATCCCCGGGAAAATAAGACCGGTTACAAGGATCCCCGCATGGGCCAGGGTCACTATGACGAATTCGCCGTCGGCGCAATCGGTACGGGCGTCGCGATCGGCGACTATGATGGCGACGGCCGGCCGGACATATTTGTGGTCAGCAAGACGGAGAGTTGCCGGCTGTTTCGCAATCTCGGCAACTGGAAGTTCGAAGATGTCACGGCGAAGGCCGGGGTGGAAGACAAGGGCGAGGCTGCGGCCATCTGGAAACAGGGGGCGACGTTCGTTGATGTGAACAATGACGGGCTCCTGGACATCTATGTCTGCCGGTACAACGCGCCCAATCTGCTCTACATCAACCAGGGTGACGGGACCTTCAAGGAAGAGGCCCATGCCTACGGGCTGGATGTGAAGGATGCCTCGGTGATGGCTGCTTTTTGCGACTACGACCGTGACGGATGGCTCGACGTGCTCATCCAAACCAACCTGCTCGACGGAGCCACGCATCCGAACGGACAACGCAACCTGCTCTTTCATAACAACCGCGACGGCACCTTCACCAACGTCACCGATCGCGCGGGCATCAGCGGGGAAGCCCAAGGCCACTCGGCCATTTGGTGGGATTACGACGGCGACGGCTGGCCGGATATTTATGTCGCGAACGATTTCGCCGCGCCCGACGTTCTCTATCACAACAACCGCGACGGCACCTTCACCAACGTCATCGATCAAGTGGTGCCCCATATGCCCTATTCTTCCATGGGCTCGGATCTGGGCGATTTGAACAACGACGGCCTCATCGACCTGATGGCCACGGAAATGGCGGCCACCACCCATCAGAAAGACCAGCGCACCATGGCTCCAACCCGCGGCCAGTCGCTGGATCCTCCGGATAGTTCCACGGCGGTGCCGCAATACTACCACAACGCGCTGTACTTGAATACCGGCACGGGCCACTGCCTGGAGGCGGCTTTTCTCACGGGCCTGGATGCCACCGACTGGACCTGGTCCGTGCGCTTCGAAGACCTCGACAATGACGGCCGGCTCGACCTGCACGTGACCAATGGCATGCACCGGGAATTGCACAACACCGACCTGATCTCCCGCCTCGGGTCCGCCCAATCGCTGGCGGAAAGGCAACGGATGCAACGCAACGCCCCGGTGCTCGTCGAACACAACCTCGCCTTCCGCAATCTCGGCGATTTGAAATTTGAAAACGTCAGCAAAGCCTGGGGCCTCGATGAGAATGGGGTGAGCTTCGGCGCGGCCTTCGGCGACCTCGACGGTGACGGTGATCTCGATCTCGTCTACACCAACTATAAGAAAGGGGTCACCGTGCTGCGCAATGATTCCGACACCGGTCATCGGGTGATTTTCGCCCTGCGGGGCACACAATCGAACCGCTTCGGGGTCGGAGCCGTGATCCGCATTGAAACCGATGCCGGCATTCAAGTCCGGCAGCTGGTACTGGCCCGGGGTGTCCTTTCGAGTTCCGAACCCGTGCTGCATTTCGGCCTGGGCGAATCCACGCTCATCAAGCGGGTCACAGTCTCGTGGCCCAGTGGCCAGATCCAGTCGTTTGCCAATCTCGCCGTCGACCGCAAATTCACCGTCACCGAACCGGCCGCACCCGCGGCGCTTCCGGCCAACCCACCGGTGCGGCCGACCGGACAATTCACCGAGGTGAGCCAGGCGATGAACCTCTCCCTTGTCGCCCACGAAAATGCGGTGGATGAGTTGGGTGCGAATTCACTTCTCCCGGTTCGCCAGAATCGACGCGGGCCCGGTGTCGCGGTCGGTGATTTGAACGGCGACGGGAAAGACGATCTGATTTTCGGCGGCACGCCCCTCGACGCGGCGCAGGTTCGTCTTGCTGGTCCGGACAATCAATTCGTCGGCGGTCCCGTCCGGGCCCTCGCCGGCGATATGCCGGTCAATGACGGACCCTCGCTTATTTTCGATGCCGATGGCGACGGCACGAATGATCTTTTGCTCACCGCTTCCGGCGTCGGCCAGCCCGCGGGTTCCCCGGCCTATCAACCCCGGCTCTATCTCAACGATGGTCACGGAAATTTGCGACCGGCCCCGGCTGACGCCCTGCCTCCGCTTTCCCTCAGCGTCGGCGCGGTGGCCGCGGCAGATTTCAATCGCGACGGACTTCTTGATGTTTTCCTGGGAGCGAAAGTCGTACCCGGACTCTACCCCCTCGCCCCGAGCAGCGCCTTGCTCGTGAATCATGGCGGCCGGTTTGAGGACGTGACCGACACACTCGCGCCCGGTTTGCGCGCAGTCGGCATGGTCACATCAGCTCTCTGGAGTGACGTGGACGGCGACGGGTGGCCGGACCTGCTGCTGACGCTGGAGTGGGGCAACGTGAAGTATTTCCATAACAATCAGGGCAAAGGGTTCGAAGACTGGACAGAGAAGGCGGGCTTTGCCGCGGCGGGCACCGGGTGGTGGACTTCGATCGCCGCGGCGGATTTTAACGAAGATGGCCGGATCGACTACGTCGTGGGCAATCTCGGCCTGAACACCCAGTATCGGGCCGACGCCAGCCATCCGGCGCTGCTGTTCGCCGGCGATTTCAAGGGCGACGGAAGCCAGCAACTGATCGAAGCCTACTATGAAGGCGACCGGCTCTATCCGTGGCGGACCCGGGCGAGTCTCGGTGCCGCCATCCCCTCGGTGTTGAAACGCTTTCCCCGCAATGACACCTATGCGCGAGCCACCTTGGATGAGATTTTCGGCGAGGAGAAACTGGCGGCCGCCCAACGCTACGCCGCCACGGAATTCCGGAGCGGAGTATTCCTGAGCCAGCCGGACGGGACTTACCGATTCGAAGCGCTGCCGCACCTCGCCCAGATCGCGCCCTTGCAAGGGATCGTCGCCGGCGATTTTGACGGCGACGGCCACGCCGATATTTATACGGTGCAAAATTCCTACGCACCCACCCCGGTGGTCGGCCGTTTCGACGGCGGCCTGAGCCAGTTGCTGCGCGGTGATGGGCAGGGACATTTTACCTGCGTGCCTCCCATCGAAAGCGGTCTGATCGTAACCGGCGATGCCAAGGCGTTGGCCGTGGTGGATCTCAATCAGGATGGCTGGCCGGACTTTGTCGTTACGCGAAACAACTCGGCCAGCCTTGCCTTCCTCAACCAAGGCATGAAAGAACGACATTCGCTGCGAATCCAATTGCGCGGGCCCGCGGGCAACCCCACCGCCATTGGAGCGCGCGTCACCCTCGAACTCGCCGACGGCACCACGCGGACCGGCGAAGTCTATGCCGGCTCCGGTTATTTCAGTCAGTCTACCGCCGCCTGTTTCTTCGGTTACCTGCCAGCCAACCCGCCCCGTCAAATCCACGTGCGCTGGCCCTCCGGTGCGACCAGCACCCACCCGATCCCGCCGCAGTCATCTACTATAGTTCTTGCTGCACCCACGCCCTAG